The following are from one region of the Actinopolyspora halophila DSM 43834 genome:
- a CDS encoding TetR/AcrR family transcriptional regulator, translating to MVGASTNDGTGRKKPGYDLESLLRTAVKVFHERGYDGTSMEDLAKRLGITKSAIYHHVSSKQELLRLSVDRALDALFAVLDEPRSREGEPMDRLHHVVRRSVEVLIDELPFVTLLLRVRGNSKVERQALARRREFDHLVGELVAEAERAGSLRSDLDPALTSRLLFGMVNSLIEWYRPRQGLSKDEIAETVTRIAFDGMRHRQ from the coding sequence ATGGTGGGTGCGAGCACGAACGACGGCACGGGGCGGAAAAAACCCGGGTACGACCTCGAATCCCTGCTGCGCACCGCCGTCAAGGTCTTCCACGAACGTGGCTACGACGGCACGAGCATGGAGGACCTGGCCAAACGGCTCGGTATCACCAAATCGGCCATCTACCACCACGTTTCGAGCAAGCAGGAGCTGCTTCGCCTGAGCGTCGACCGGGCCCTGGACGCGCTGTTCGCGGTGCTCGACGAACCGCGGTCCCGCGAGGGGGAGCCCATGGACCGGCTGCACCACGTGGTGCGGCGCAGCGTCGAGGTGCTCATCGACGAGCTCCCGTTCGTCACTCTGCTGTTGCGCGTGCGGGGCAACAGCAAAGTGGAGCGTCAGGCCCTGGCACGTCGCAGGGAGTTCGACCACCTCGTCGGTGAGCTGGTCGCCGAGGCCGAACGGGCGGGAAGCCTGCGCTCCGACCTGGATCCCGCGCTGACCAGCAGGCTGCTGTTCGGGATGGTGAACTCGCTCATCGAGTGGTACCGGCCGCGGCAGGGACTGAGCAAGGACGAGATCGCCGAAACCGTGACCAGGATCGCCTTCGACGGGATGCGGCACAGGCAGTAG
- a CDS encoding APC family permease, with product MATPTAQPTQAKVQLDHGVRRDVNKISLLFTGVGAIIGSGWLFGALYASQIAGPAAILSWIVGAIMIMLIGFSYAELSVMFPVVGGVIRFPHYSFGSFASFSSGWINWLAAAAVTPIEVLATMQYAYPYAGWLMTKVDGEYLVDGAGWFVAIGLMALYSAINVLGVRLFAYLNNLLVWWKLLVIVLVIAVLFALAFNPGNLTEFGGFAPSGPGAVFTAIPAAGIAFSYLGFRNGVEFAGETSNPQRNVPFALIGSIVITAVIYVLLQIAFITGLPQELLGDGWANLSFAENAGPLAGLAIALGAFWMAVLLRIDAVVSPADTGLIYAGVTTRLSYANARNDNAPQGLAKLNNRGVPWVSILLMFVVGCFFFLPFPAWSKFIGFITSAFAVSFAPGCLVVGALRRQLPDQQRPFRLPGGDTIPLLGFFASSLLVFWSGWSINEKMLIGLLVGYVVFAIYHAVTNHDTPPIDFRSGSWFPIWLAGVMVFSYFGEVDPSAEAGASFLGGGDGAIGIGLGAVVLAVWSVLIYYYSMSVRLPAHRAVAYIEKTPTDAPTTAS from the coding sequence ATGGCGACACCAACTGCGCAACCGACGCAGGCTAAGGTGCAGCTCGATCATGGGGTGCGCAGGGACGTCAACAAAATCAGCCTGCTGTTCACCGGAGTCGGTGCGATCATCGGCTCCGGCTGGCTGTTCGGCGCCCTGTACGCCTCCCAAATCGCCGGTCCGGCAGCGATCCTGTCCTGGATCGTCGGCGCGATCATGATCATGTTGATCGGTTTCTCCTACGCCGAGCTGTCGGTGATGTTTCCGGTCGTCGGCGGAGTCATCCGCTTCCCGCACTACTCCTTCGGCTCCTTCGCCAGCTTCAGCTCCGGCTGGATCAACTGGCTAGCCGCCGCGGCGGTCACCCCCATCGAAGTGCTCGCCACCATGCAGTACGCCTACCCCTACGCGGGATGGCTGATGACCAAGGTCGACGGCGAGTACCTCGTCGACGGTGCGGGCTGGTTCGTGGCGATCGGGCTGATGGCGCTCTACAGCGCGATCAACGTGCTCGGCGTACGACTGTTCGCCTACCTGAACAACCTGCTCGTCTGGTGGAAACTCCTCGTGATCGTGCTGGTGATCGCGGTACTTTTCGCCCTGGCGTTCAACCCTGGCAACCTCACCGAGTTCGGCGGGTTCGCCCCCAGCGGCCCGGGAGCCGTCTTCACCGCGATCCCCGCCGCGGGCATCGCCTTCTCGTACCTGGGCTTCCGCAACGGCGTCGAGTTCGCGGGCGAGACCAGCAACCCCCAGCGCAACGTACCCTTCGCGCTGATCGGGTCGATCGTGATCACCGCGGTTATCTACGTGCTGCTGCAGATCGCCTTCATCACGGGGCTGCCGCAGGAGCTGCTCGGCGACGGGTGGGCGAACCTCTCCTTCGCCGAGAACGCGGGCCCGCTGGCCGGCCTGGCCATCGCGCTGGGGGCCTTCTGGATGGCCGTGCTGCTGCGCATCGACGCGGTCGTCTCCCCGGCCGACACCGGGCTGATCTACGCGGGCGTGACCACCAGGCTGTCCTACGCCAACGCCCGCAACGACAACGCACCGCAGGGGTTGGCCAAGCTGAACAACCGCGGCGTTCCGTGGGTGTCGATCCTGCTGATGTTCGTGGTCGGCTGCTTCTTCTTCCTGCCGTTCCCGGCCTGGTCGAAGTTCATCGGCTTCATCACCTCGGCCTTCGCCGTCTCCTTCGCACCGGGCTGCCTGGTCGTCGGAGCCCTGCGCCGCCAGCTGCCGGACCAGCAGCGCCCCTTCCGGCTGCCCGGCGGGGACACCATCCCGCTGCTGGGCTTCTTCGCCTCCAGCCTGCTCGTGTTCTGGTCCGGCTGGTCGATCAACGAGAAGATGCTGATCGGACTGCTGGTCGGCTACGTGGTCTTCGCCATCTACCACGCGGTCACCAATCACGACACCCCGCCGATCGACTTCAGGTCCGGCTCGTGGTTCCCGATCTGGCTCGCCGGGGTGATGGTGTTCAGCTACTTCGGTGAGGTGGACCCGAGCGCCGAGGCGGGGGCCAGCTTCCTCGGAGGAGGGGACGGAGCCATCGGCATCGGTCTCGGCGCCGTCGTGCTGGCCGTGTGGAGCGTGCTGATCTACTACTACTCCATGTCCGTGCGGCTTCCCGCGCACCGGGCCGTCGCCTACATCGAGAAGACACCGACCGACGCACCGACGACCGCGAGCTGA
- a CDS encoding APC family permease has product MGTPAAAPTSATVQLDHGVRRDVNKISLLFTGVGAIIGSGWLFGALYASQIAGPAAILSWVIGAIMIMFIGFVYAELSVMFPVVGGIIRFPHYSFGSFASFSSGWISWLAAAAVTPIEVLATMQYAYPYAGWLMTPVEGEYLVSGYGWLIAVALMALYSTINALGVGIFARLNNILVWWKLAVIVLVVIVFFAVSFNPGNLTAFGGFAPEGLGTIFTAIPAAGVAFSFLGFRNGVEFAGETNNPQRNVPFALIGSVLITAVIYVLLQIAFVTGLPQDVLGQGWHQLTFAESAGPLAGLSLLLGVVWLAWLLRVDAIISPADTGLIYAGVTTRLSYANARNDNAPQVLTRLNRRGVPWVSVLLMFVVGCFFFLPFPAWSKFIGFITSAFAVSFAPGCLVVGALRRQLPDQQRPFRLPGGDTIPLLAFFSSSLLVFWSGWSINEKMLIGLLVGYVVFAAYNLFGKHAKPPIDFRSGSWFPVWLLGILVLSYFGEVTPNEPADPALVLPGGDGPINVGIGALIIAGWSVLIYYYSMAVRLPSRRAAAYIEKTPTDAPTTAG; this is encoded by the coding sequence ATGGGAACACCGGCCGCTGCGCCGACCAGCGCCACTGTGCAGCTCGATCACGGGGTGCGCAGGGACGTCAACAAGATCAGCCTGCTGTTCACCGGAGTCGGTGCGATCATCGGCTCCGGCTGGCTGTTCGGCGCCCTGTACGCCTCCCAGATCGCCGGTCCGGCAGCGATCCTGTCCTGGGTCATCGGCGCGATCATGATCATGTTCATCGGTTTCGTCTACGCCGAGCTGTCGGTGATGTTCCCCGTGGTGGGGGGCATCATCCGCTTCCCGCACTACTCCTTCGGCTCCTTCGCCAGCTTCAGCTCCGGCTGGATCAGCTGGCTCGCCGCGGCGGCGGTCACCCCCATCGAGGTGCTCGCCACCATGCAGTACGCCTACCCCTACGCGGGATGGCTGATGACCCCTGTTGAGGGTGAATACCTGGTCAGCGGATACGGCTGGTTGATCGCGGTAGCGCTGATGGCGCTGTACAGCACGATCAACGCCCTGGGTGTGGGGATTTTCGCCCGGCTGAACAACATCCTGGTGTGGTGGAAGCTCGCGGTGATCGTGCTGGTCGTCATCGTGTTCTTCGCGGTCTCGTTCAACCCGGGCAACCTCACCGCCTTCGGCGGGTTCGCCCCGGAGGGGCTCGGTACGATCTTCACCGCGATCCCGGCCGCCGGGGTGGCTTTCTCCTTCCTGGGCTTCCGCAACGGTGTCGAGTTCGCGGGCGAGACCAACAATCCCCAGCGCAACGTGCCCTTCGCGCTGATCGGATCGGTGCTGATCACCGCGGTTATCTACGTGCTGCTGCAGATCGCCTTCGTCACGGGGCTGCCGCAGGACGTGCTGGGACAGGGCTGGCACCAGCTGACCTTCGCGGAGAGCGCCGGACCGCTGGCGGGGCTGTCCCTGCTGCTCGGGGTGGTCTGGTTGGCCTGGCTGCTGCGGGTGGACGCGATAATCTCGCCCGCCGACACGGGGCTGATCTACGCGGGCGTGACCACCAGGCTCTCCTACGCCAACGCCCGCAACGACAACGCACCGCAGGTGCTGACCCGGCTCAACCGGCGCGGGGTTCCCTGGGTGTCGGTCCTGCTGATGTTCGTGGTCGGTTGCTTCTTCTTCCTGCCGTTCCCGGCCTGGTCGAAGTTCATCGGCTTCATCACCTCGGCCTTCGCCGTCTCCTTCGCCCCCGGTTGCCTGGTCGTCGGAGCCCTGCGCCGCCAGCTGCCGGACCAGCAGCGCCCCTTCCGGCTGCCCGGCGGGGACACCATCCCGCTGCTGGCGTTCTTCTCCTCCAGCCTGCTCGTGTTCTGGTCCGGCTGGTCGATCAACGAGAAGATGCTGATCGGACTGCTGGTCGGCTACGTGGTCTTCGCGGCCTACAACCTGTTCGGCAAGCACGCGAAACCGCCGATCGACTTCAGGTCCGGATCGTGGTTCCCCGTGTGGCTGCTGGGCATACTCGTGCTGAGCTACTTCGGCGAGGTCACGCCCAACGAGCCCGCCGACCCGGCTCTGGTCCTTCCCGGTGGGGACGGCCCGATCAATGTGGGGATCGGCGCGCTGATCATCGCGGGCTGGAGCGTGCTGATCTACTACTACTCCATGGCCGTGCGGCTTCCCTCCAGGCGGGCCGCCGCCTACATCGAGAAGACACCGACCGACGCGCCGACCACGGCCGGGTGA
- the paaK gene encoding phenylacetate--CoA ligase PaaK — translation MSRSELAELQLERLRETLRHAYENVPCYRRKFDAAGIHPRDCRRLSDLAKFPTTTKDDLRENYPDGMFAVPQERLSRVHASSGTTGNPTIVGYTERDLDHWAEVVARSIRAAGGRPGHKVHIAYGYGLFTGGLGAHYGAERLGCTVIPASGGMTERQVRLIRDLRPEIIMITPSYMLTLLDEFRRQGMDPRSTSLRIGIFGAEPWTTEMRAEIEEAAGIDAVDIYGLSEVMGPGVASECVATKDGPHIWEDHFYPEIIDPATGESLPDGTHGELVFTSLTKEAMPVIRYRTRDLTRLLPGTDRPGMRRMEKVTGRSDDMILLRGVNVFPGQIEELVLRQPGLSPHFQLELTRDGRLDELCVRVETDGVTVSGDPGASTTLAASIKDAVGVSATVELVAPETLQRSIGKSRRVVDLRES, via the coding sequence ATGAGCCGCTCCGAGCTGGCCGAGCTCCAGCTCGAACGACTGCGCGAAACCCTGCGCCACGCCTACGAGAACGTGCCGTGCTACCGGCGCAAGTTCGACGCTGCCGGAATCCACCCGCGGGACTGCCGCCGACTGTCCGACCTGGCGAAGTTCCCCACCACCACCAAGGACGACCTGCGCGAGAACTACCCCGACGGGATGTTCGCCGTGCCGCAGGAACGGCTCAGCCGCGTTCACGCCTCCAGCGGCACCACCGGCAATCCCACGATCGTCGGCTACACCGAGCGGGACCTGGACCACTGGGCGGAAGTGGTGGCGCGCTCCATCAGGGCAGCGGGCGGACGCCCCGGGCACAAGGTGCACATCGCCTACGGATACGGACTGTTCACCGGCGGGCTGGGCGCGCACTACGGAGCCGAACGGCTCGGCTGCACGGTGATTCCCGCCTCCGGAGGTATGACCGAGCGCCAGGTCCGGCTCATCCGCGACCTCCGGCCCGAGATCATCATGATCACGCCCTCGTACATGCTGACGCTGCTGGACGAGTTCCGCCGCCAGGGGATGGACCCCAGAAGCACCTCCCTGCGCATCGGCATCTTCGGAGCCGAACCGTGGACCACCGAGATGCGCGCTGAGATCGAGGAGGCCGCCGGGATCGACGCCGTCGACATCTACGGCCTGTCCGAGGTGATGGGCCCCGGAGTCGCGAGCGAATGCGTGGCCACCAAGGACGGACCGCACATCTGGGAGGACCACTTCTACCCGGAGATCATCGACCCCGCCACCGGAGAGAGCCTGCCCGACGGCACGCACGGCGAGCTGGTCTTCACCTCGCTGACCAAGGAGGCGATGCCGGTGATCCGCTACCGGACCAGGGACCTGACCAGGCTGCTCCCCGGAACGGACCGGCCGGGGATGCGGCGGATGGAGAAGGTCACCGGACGCAGCGACGACATGATCCTGCTCAGGGGAGTCAACGTCTTTCCCGGCCAGATCGAGGAGCTCGTGCTCCGACAGCCCGGGCTGTCCCCGCACTTCCAGCTCGAACTGACCCGCGACGGGCGCCTCGACGAGCTGTGCGTGCGGGTCGAGACCGACGGGGTAACCGTCTCGGGGGATCCCGGCGCTTCCACCACGCTGGCCGCGTCGATCAAGGACGCGGTGGGCGTAAGCGCCACGGTGGAGCTCGTGGCCCCCGAGACGCTGCAGCGCTCGATCGGCAAGTCGCGGCGAGTCGTGGACCTGCGCGAGAGCTGA